From Streptomyces sp. Edi4, one genomic window encodes:
- a CDS encoding NADH-quinone oxidoreductase subunit A — translation MPEPIVRQTPALAADYFHSYSVVGLLAVVGVLFVAVAFAAGRLLRPVVPTREKMLTYECGVDPVGEGWAHTQVRYYVYAFLYVIFAVDSIFLFPWATVFAAPGFGAATLVEMFIFLGFLALGLLYAWKKGVLEWT, via the coding sequence GTGCCGGAACCGATCGTGCGCCAGACGCCGGCGTTGGCTGCCGACTACTTCCACAGCTACTCGGTCGTCGGCCTGCTGGCCGTGGTCGGCGTGCTGTTCGTCGCCGTGGCCTTCGCGGCCGGGCGGCTGCTGCGGCCCGTCGTGCCGACGCGCGAGAAAATGCTCACGTACGAGTGCGGAGTGGACCCGGTGGGCGAGGGCTGGGCCCACACCCAGGTCCGCTACTACGTCTACGCGTTCCTGTACGTGATCTTCGCCGTCGACTCGATCTTCCTTTTCCCCTGGGCGACCGTCTTCGCGGCGCCCGGCTTCGGCGCCGCCACCCTGGTCGAGATGTTCATCTTCCTGGGCTTTCTGGCCCTGGGACTGCTCTACGCATGGAAGAAGGGCGTCCTGGAATGGACGTGA
- a CDS encoding sensor domain-containing protein: MTSTPRDQQRYAAPSAGVTAGAQSATPPAVRFAYDRHTWKEIVHLLVNLPLGVFGFAYVVVVVVLGLGLSVTVIGLPLLAAGLLGARQLGKAERARARALLGVRVEESTPIPASPRRHGGLLPWLWTSLRDPVAWRNVLYEFVRLPWGILTFTVTVVSLFLAWPVLGFVVRGLSNVDRMMVRSLLSPSDSLERRIAELESDRGVVVDTAAADLRRIERDLHDGAQARLVALAMGLGLAKEKLLEDPDAAAVMVDEAHGEVKLALRELRDLARGIHPAVLTDRGLDAALSSVASRCTVAVTVAVDLPARPAAAIEGIAYFTVSELLQNISKHSRARTASVEVWRSAERLLIQVEDDGVGGARLDGGTGMAGLAERLDAVDGLLVLESPEGGPTVVTAELPWRDRGPKD; this comes from the coding sequence ATGACCAGCACCCCCCGCGACCAGCAACGGTACGCAGCACCATCCGCAGGCGTCACCGCCGGCGCCCAGAGCGCGACCCCGCCAGCGGTGCGGTTCGCCTACGACCGGCACACCTGGAAGGAGATCGTTCATCTCCTCGTCAACTTGCCGCTCGGAGTGTTCGGCTTCGCCTATGTCGTCGTGGTGGTCGTGCTGGGGCTCGGTCTCTCCGTCACCGTGATCGGCCTGCCGCTGCTCGCGGCCGGGCTGCTCGGGGCGCGCCAGCTGGGCAAGGCGGAGCGGGCCAGGGCGCGGGCCCTGCTGGGGGTGCGGGTCGAGGAGTCCACGCCCATCCCGGCGAGTCCACGACGTCACGGCGGTCTCCTGCCCTGGCTGTGGACCAGCCTGCGCGACCCGGTGGCCTGGCGCAATGTGCTGTACGAGTTCGTGCGGCTGCCGTGGGGGATCCTGACCTTCACGGTGACGGTGGTCTCCCTCTTCCTCGCGTGGCCGGTGCTCGGCTTCGTGGTGCGGGGCCTGTCCAACGTCGACCGGATGATGGTGCGCTCCCTGCTCTCGCCGTCCGACAGCCTGGAGCGCAGGATCGCCGAGCTGGAGTCCGACCGGGGGGTGGTCGTGGACACGGCGGCGGCCGATCTGCGCCGCATCGAGCGCGATCTGCACGACGGCGCTCAGGCCCGTCTGGTGGCGCTCGCCATGGGGCTCGGTCTGGCGAAGGAGAAGCTGCTGGAGGATCCGGACGCGGCGGCCGTGATGGTGGACGAGGCGCACGGCGAGGTGAAACTGGCGCTGCGGGAGCTGCGTGATCTGGCGCGCGGCATCCACCCGGCGGTGCTCACCGACCGGGGTCTCGACGCGGCCCTGTCCTCGGTCGCCTCCCGCTGCACGGTCGCGGTCACGGTCGCCGTCGACCTGCCGGCGCGCCCCGCCGCCGCCATCGAGGGCATCGCCTATTTCACGGTCTCCGAACTGCTCCAGAACATCAGCAAGCACAGCCGGGCGCGCACCGCGTCGGTCGAGGTGTGGCGCAGCGCGGAGCGGTTGCTCATCCAGGTCGAGGACGACGGGGTGGGCGGCGCACGGCTCGACGGCGGCACCGGCATGGCCGGGCTCGCCGAACGCCTCGACGCGGTGGACGGGCTGCTGGTCCTCGAGTCCCCCGAGGGCGGCCCGACCGTCGTGACGGCCGAACTGCCCTGGCGCGACCGGGGCCCGAAGGACTGA
- a CDS encoding response regulator transcription factor: MRVVIAEDSVLLREGLTRLLTDRGHDVVAGVGDGDALVKTVGELAEQGMAPDVVVADVRMPPTHTDEGVRAAVLLRARYPAIGVLVLSQYVEEQYATELLAGSSRGVGYLLKDRVADVREFVEAVVRVAKGGTALDPEVVAQLLGRSRKQDVLAHLTPREREVLGLMAEGRTNSAIAKQLVVSDGAVEKHVSNIFLKLGLSPSVGDHRRVLAVLTYINS, translated from the coding sequence GTGCGGGTGGTCATCGCCGAGGATTCGGTGCTGCTGCGGGAGGGCCTGACCCGGCTGCTGACCGACCGGGGGCATGACGTCGTCGCGGGTGTGGGCGACGGGGACGCGCTGGTCAAGACGGTGGGGGAGCTGGCGGAGCAGGGCATGGCCCCGGATGTGGTGGTGGCGGACGTGCGGATGCCGCCCACCCACACCGACGAGGGCGTGCGCGCGGCGGTGCTGCTGCGGGCGCGCTACCCCGCGATCGGGGTGCTGGTGCTCAGCCAGTACGTGGAGGAGCAGTACGCCACCGAACTGCTCGCCGGGTCGAGCCGGGGCGTGGGCTATCTCCTCAAGGACCGGGTCGCCGATGTGCGGGAGTTCGTCGAGGCCGTGGTGCGGGTAGCCAAGGGCGGCACCGCGCTCGACCCCGAGGTCGTCGCCCAGCTCCTGGGGCGCAGCCGCAAGCAGGACGTGCTCGCCCATCTGACGCCGCGTGAACGGGAGGTCCTCGGCCTGATGGCCGAGGGCCGGACCAACTCCGCGATCGCCAAGCAGCTGGTCGTGAGCGACGGCGCCGTCGAGAAACACGTGAGCAACATCTTCCTGAAGCTCGGGCTCTCGCCCAGCGTCGGCGATCACCGCCGGGTCCTGGCGGTCCTGACGTACATCAACTCATGA
- a CDS encoding sensor domain-containing protein has protein sequence MESEYGYGGARSREPRQHLLPPVLRAPFEGRTFREFGYLLLSLPISIVLFCWAVVMVSMSAGLLITFLGIPLMAVSLMGCRAFGAMERVRARTLLRVEIADPGPVRSRAGFMGWVGGVLKSGVSWRHLLYSVLHFPWAIFAFVTALTTWTVGWTLLSYPLWQWVFPTYTSHDGIQVYGGDKHNVYLDTPATVALTALVGLLITLVVPWLVRALATMDKILVVGLLGPSRLEERVSELESDRGVVVDTTAADLRRIERDLHDGAQARLVALAMDLGLAKEKLAEDPEAAAAMVDEAHGEVKVALQELRDLARGIHPAVLTDRGLDAALSSVASRCTVPVMVEVDLPARPVPAIEGIAYYTVSELLQNVSKHSGAGRASVDVWRAGERLMLQVGDNGRGGADASAGSGLAGLAERLDAVDGILVVDSPPGGPTTITAELPWRA, from the coding sequence ATGGAGAGCGAGTACGGGTACGGCGGGGCGCGCTCCCGCGAGCCGCGGCAACACCTCCTTCCGCCGGTGCTGCGCGCGCCGTTCGAGGGGCGCACGTTCCGGGAATTCGGCTACCTGCTGCTCAGTCTGCCCATCAGCATCGTGCTGTTCTGCTGGGCGGTCGTGATGGTGTCGATGAGCGCGGGCCTGCTCATCACCTTCCTCGGCATCCCCTTGATGGCCGTGAGCCTGATGGGCTGCCGCGCCTTCGGGGCGATGGAGCGGGTCAGGGCGCGGACGCTGCTGCGGGTGGAGATCGCCGACCCGGGGCCGGTGCGCTCGCGCGCCGGGTTCATGGGCTGGGTCGGCGGGGTGCTCAAGAGCGGGGTCTCCTGGCGCCACCTGCTCTACTCGGTGCTGCACTTCCCCTGGGCGATCTTCGCCTTCGTCACCGCCCTGACCACGTGGACGGTCGGCTGGACGCTGCTGTCGTACCCGCTGTGGCAGTGGGTCTTCCCCACTTACACCAGCCACGACGGCATCCAGGTCTACGGCGGCGACAAGCACAACGTGTATCTGGACACGCCCGCCACGGTCGCCCTGACCGCGCTGGTAGGGCTGCTGATCACCCTCGTCGTGCCGTGGCTGGTCCGCGCGCTCGCCACGATGGACAAGATCCTCGTCGTCGGGCTGCTCGGCCCTTCGCGCCTCGAGGAGCGGGTGAGCGAGCTGGAGTCGGACCGGGGGGTCGTCGTGGACACCACGGCGGCCGACCTGCGGCGCATCGAGCGGGACTTGCACGACGGCGCGCAGGCCCGTCTGGTGGCGCTCGCCATGGACCTGGGCCTGGCCAAGGAGAAGCTGGCCGAGGACCCCGAGGCCGCGGCCGCGATGGTCGACGAGGCGCACGGCGAGGTCAAGGTCGCCCTTCAGGAGCTGCGTGATCTGGCGCGCGGCATCCACCCGGCGGTGCTCACCGACCGCGGCCTGGACGCGGCCCTGTCCTCGGTGGCCTCCCGCTGCACGGTCCCGGTCATGGTCGAGGTGGACCTGCCGGCCCGGCCGGTCCCGGCGATCGAGGGCATCGCGTACTACACGGTCTCCGAACTGCTCCAGAACGTCAGCAAGCACAGCGGGGCCGGCCGCGCGTCCGTCGATGTGTGGCGCGCGGGGGAACGGCTGATGCTCCAGGTCGGTGACAACGGGCGCGGCGGGGCGGACGCGTCGGCCGGTTCGGGCCTCGCGGGTCTGGCGGAACGGCTGGACGCCGTGGACGGGATTCTGGTCGTCGACTCGCCGCCCGGCGGCCCGACCACGATCACGGCGGAGCTGCCGTGGCGCGCCTGA
- a CDS encoding 2-oxoacid:acceptor oxidoreductase subunit alpha, translating into MTSQVSSPAEQADGAEEALVKEQRRPAGAKEIRRLDRVIIRFAGDSGDGMQLTGDRFTSETASFGNDLSTLPNFPAEIRAPAGTLPGVSSYQLHFADHDILTPGDAPNVLVAMNPAALKANLGDVPRGAEIIVNTDEFAKRAMAKVGYDTSPLEDGSLSAYNVHPVPLTTLTVEALKEFGLSRKEAERSKNMFALGLLSWMYHRPTEGTERFLRTKFAKNPAIAEANVAAFRAGWNFGETTEDFAVSYEVAPATAAFPAGTYRNISGNLALSYGLIAAGQQADLPLYLGSYPITPASDILHELSRHKNFGVRTFQAEDEIAGVGAALGAAFGGSLAVTTTSGPGVALKSEAIGLAVSLELPLLIVDIQRGGPSTGLPTKTEQADLLQAMYGRNGEAPVPVVAPKTPADCFDAALDAARIALTYRTPVFLLSDGYLANGSEPWRIPELSELPDLRVRFATAPNHTLADGTEVFWPYKRDPQTLARPWAVPGTPGLEHRIGGIEKQDGTGNISYDPANHDFMVRTRQAKIDGIEVPDLGVDDPGGARTLVLGWGSTYGPITAAVRRLRARGELIAQAHLRHLNPFPKNLGEILARYDKVVVPEMNLGQLATLIRAKYLVDAHSYNQVNGMPFKAEQLATALKEAIDA; encoded by the coding sequence GTGACCAGCCAGGTCAGTAGCCCAGCCGAGCAGGCCGACGGAGCCGAAGAGGCCCTGGTCAAAGAGCAGCGCAGGCCCGCCGGCGCGAAGGAGATCCGGCGTCTCGACCGCGTGATCATCCGTTTCGCGGGTGACTCGGGTGACGGCATGCAGCTCACCGGTGACCGCTTCACTTCGGAGACCGCGTCGTTCGGCAACGACTTGTCGACGCTGCCCAACTTCCCGGCAGAGATCCGGGCGCCCGCCGGCACGCTGCCGGGTGTCTCCAGCTACCAGTTGCACTTCGCCGATCACGACATCCTCACCCCGGGCGACGCGCCGAACGTGCTGGTGGCGATGAACCCGGCGGCGCTGAAGGCGAACCTGGGGGACGTGCCGCGCGGCGCCGAGATCATCGTGAACACGGACGAGTTCGCCAAGCGCGCGATGGCCAAGGTCGGCTACGACACCTCCCCGCTGGAGGACGGCTCCCTGTCGGCGTACAACGTGCACCCGGTGCCGCTGACCACGCTGACGGTGGAGGCGCTGAAGGAGTTCGGGCTCTCGCGCAAGGAGGCCGAGCGCTCCAAGAACATGTTCGCCCTCGGGCTGCTGTCGTGGATGTACCACCGGCCCACCGAGGGCACGGAGAGGTTCCTGCGAACCAAGTTCGCCAAGAACCCGGCCATCGCCGAGGCGAACGTGGCGGCGTTCCGCGCGGGGTGGAACTTCGGCGAGACCACCGAGGACTTCGCGGTCTCCTACGAGGTCGCGCCGGCCACGGCGGCCTTCCCGGCCGGCACCTACCGCAACATCTCCGGCAACCTGGCCCTGTCCTACGGTCTGATCGCGGCCGGACAGCAGGCGGACCTGCCCCTCTACCTGGGCTCCTATCCGATCACCCCGGCCTCCGACATCCTGCACGAGCTGTCGCGTCACAAGAACTTCGGCGTGCGGACCTTCCAGGCGGAGGACGAGATCGCGGGGGTCGGGGCCGCCCTCGGCGCGGCGTTCGGCGGCTCGCTCGCGGTCACCACCACCTCGGGACCGGGCGTCGCCCTGAAGTCCGAGGCGATCGGTCTGGCCGTCTCGCTCGAACTGCCCCTGCTGATCGTGGACATCCAGCGCGGCGGGCCCTCCACTGGTCTGCCGACCAAGACCGAGCAGGCCGACCTGTTGCAGGCGATGTACGGCCGCAACGGCGAGGCGCCGGTGCCGGTCGTGGCGCCGAAAACGCCGGCCGACTGCTTCGACGCGGCACTGGACGCGGCGCGCATCGCGCTGACCTACCGCACCCCGGTCTTCCTGCTCTCGGACGGCTATCTGGCCAACGGCTCCGAGCCGTGGCGGATCCCCGAGCTGAGTGAACTCCCGGACCTGCGCGTGCGGTTCGCCACCGCGCCCAACCACACCCTGGCCGACGGCACCGAGGTGTTCTGGCCCTACAAGCGCGACCCCCAGACCCTCGCCCGCCCGTGGGCGGTCCCGGGCACGCCGGGGCTCGAACACCGCATCGGCGGCATCGAGAAGCAGGACGGCACGGGCAACATCTCCTACGACCCGGCCAACCACGACTTCATGGTCCGCACCCGCCAGGCCAAGATCGACGGCATCGAGGTCCCCGACCTGGGCGTGGACGACCCGGGCGGCGCCCGCACCCTGGTGCTCGGCTGGGGCTCCACCTACGGCCCCATCACCGCCGCCGTGCGCAGGCTGCGCGCCCGGGGCGAGCTCATCGCCCAGGCCCATCTGCGCCACCTCAACCCCTTCCCGAAGAACCTCGGCGAGATCCTGGCCCGCTACGACAAGGTCGTCGTGCCGGAGATGAACCTCGGCCAGCTCGCCACCCTCATCCGCGCCAAGTACCTGGTGGACGCCCACTCCTACAACCAGGTCAACGGCATGCCGTTCAAGGCGGAGCAGCTTGCCACCGCCCTCAAGGAGGCCATCGATGCCTGA